One Hemitrygon akajei unplaced genomic scaffold, sHemAka1.3 Scf000060, whole genome shotgun sequence genomic region harbors:
- the LOC140721715 gene encoding LOW QUALITY PROTEIN: uncharacterized protein (The sequence of the model RefSeq protein was modified relative to this genomic sequence to represent the inferred CDS: substituted 1 base at 1 genomic stop codon), with translation MAHQRVHTGERPFTCSDCGKGFTRSSDLMAHQRVHTRERPFTCSECGKGFTQSSNLKVHQRVHTGERPFTCSECGKGFTQSFNLKVHQRVHTGERPYTCSDCGKGFILSSELKVHQRVHTGERPFTCSDCGKGFTRSSTLMAHQRVHTGERPFTCSDCGKGFTQSSILLAHQRVHTGERPFTCSDCGKGFTRSSHLMAHQRVHTAEWPFTCSDCGKGFTCSDKLKIHQQVHTGERPFTCSDCGKGFTQSSVLKAHQRVHTGERPFTCSDCGKGFTQSSTLMAHQRVHTGERPFTCSDCGKGFTCSDKLKLHQRVHIGERPFTCSDCGKGFTSSSKLKVHQRVHTGERPFTCSDCGKGFILSSELKVHQRVHTGERPFTCSDCGKRFTLSAHLRAHRSVHTGERPFTCSDCGKGFILSSELKVHQRVHTGERPFTCSVCGKGFTQSFKLKIHQRVHTGERPFTCSDCGKGFPCSSQLRVHQRNHTGERPFTCSDCGKGFTQSSELKVHQRVHTGERPFTCSDCGKGFTQSSHLKVHQRVHTGERPFTCSDCGKGFTRSSDLMAHQQVHTRERPFTCSECGKGFTQSSNLKVHQRVHTGERPFTCSECGKGFTQSFNLKVHQRVHTGERPYTCSDCGKGFILSSELKVHQRVHTGERPFTCSDCGKGFTQSSVLKAHQRVHTGERPFTCSDCGKGFTSSSELKVHQRVHTGERPFTCSVCGKGFTQSFKLKIHQRVHTGERPFTCSDCGKRFTLSAHLRAHRSVHTGERPFTCSDCGKGFPCSSQLRVHQRNHTGERPFTCSDCGKGFTQSSELKVHQRVHTGERPFTCSDCGKGFTQSSHLKVHQRVHTGEWPFTCSDCGKGFTRSSDLMAHQQVHTREWPFTCSECGKGFTQSSNLKVHQRVHTGERPFTCSECGKGFTQSFNLKVHQRVHTGERPYTCSDCGKGFILSSELKVHQRVHTGERPFTCSDCGKGFTRSSTLMAHQRVHTGERPFTCSDCGKGFTCSDKLKLHQRVHTGERPFTCSDCGKGFTQSSVLKAHQRVHTGERPFTCSDCGKGFTSSSKLKVHQRVHTGERPFTCSDCGKGFTSSSKLKVHQRVHTGERPFTCSDCGKGFILSSELKVHQRVHTGERPFTCSDCGKRFTLSAHLRAHRSVHTGERPFTCSDCGKGFPCSSQLRVHQRNHTGERPFTCSDCGKGFTQSSELKVHQRVHTGERPFTCSDCGKGFTQSSHLKVHQRVHTGERPFTCSDCGKGFTRSSDLMAHQRVHTRERPFTCSECGKGFTQSSNLKVHQRVHTGERPFTCSECGKGFTQSFNLKVHQRVHTGERPYTCSDCGKGFILSSELKVHQRVHTGERPFTCSDCGKXFTCSDKLKLHQRVHTGERPFTCSDCGKGFTQSSVLKAHQRVHTGERPFTCSDCGKGFTSSSKLKVHQRVHTGERPFTCSDCGKGFILSSELKVHQRVHTGERPFTCSDCGKGFTQSFKLKIHQRVHTGERPFTCSDCGKRFTLSAHLRAHRSVHTGERPFTCSECGKGFTQSSTLMAHQSVHTAERPFTCSECGKGFTQSYTLLVHQRLHTVERPFTCSDCGKGFTCSSKLKVHQRVHTGEWPFTCSDCGKGFTLSSKLKVHQRVHTGERPFTCADCGKGFTQSSTLMAHQRVHTGERPFTCSDCGKGFTRSSDLTVHWRVHTGERPFICSECGKGFIQSSDLKVHQRVHTRERPFTCSECGKGFTRSSALMAHQRVHTGERPFTCSDCGKGFTRSSTLMAHQRVHTGERPFTCSDCGKGFTQSSNLLAHRSVHTGEKPLTC, from the coding sequence atggctcatcagcgagttcacaccggggagcggccattcacctgctcagactgtgggaagggattcactcggtcatctgacctaatggctcaccagcgagttcacaccagggagcggccgttcacctgctcagagtgtgggaagggattcactcagtcatctaatctgaaggtacatcagcgagttcacaccggggagcggccgttcacctgctcagagtgtgggaaggggttcactcagtcatttaatctgaaggtacatcagagagttcacactggagagaggccatacacctgctcagactgtgggaagggattcattctgtcatctgaactgaaggtacatcagcgagttcacactggagagaggccgttcacctgctcagactgtgggaagggattcactcggtcatccaccctaatggctcaccagcgagttcacactggggagcggccgttcacctgctcagactgtgggaagggattcactcagtcatccatcctattggcacaccagcgagttcacaccggggagcggccgttcacctgctcagactgtgggaagggattcactcggtcatctcacctaatggctcaccagcgagttcacactgcagagtggccgttcacctgctcagactgtgggaaaggattcacttgctcagataaactgaagatacatcagcaagttcacactggggaacgaccgttcacctgctcagactgtgggaagggattcactcagtcatctgtccTGAAggcacatcagagagttcacactggggagaggccatttacctgctcagactgtgggaagggattcactcagtcatccaccctaatggctcaccagcgagttcacactggagagaggccgttcacctgctcagactgtgggaaaggatttacttGCTCAGataaactgaagttacatcagcgagttcacattggggagaggccatttacctgctcagactgtgggaagggattcacttcgtcatctaaactgaaggtacatcagagagttcacactggggaacgaccgttcacctgctcagactgtgggaagggattcattctgtcatctgaactgaaggtacatcagcgagttcacactggagagcggccattcacctgctcagattgtgggaagagattcacactgtCAGCCCACCTACgagcacacaggtcagttcacactggggagaggccgttcacctgctcagattgtgggaagggattcattctgtcatctgaactgaaggtacatcagcgagttcacactggggagaggccgttcacctgctcagtctgtgggaaaggattcactcagtcatttaaactgaaaatacatcagcgagttcacactggagagcggccattcacctgctcagattgtgggaagggattcccttgctcatcccaactgagggtacatcagcgaaatcacactggcgagaggccattcacctgctcagactgtggaaagggattcactcagtcatctgaactgaaggtacatcagagagttcacaccggggagcggccattcacctgctcagactgtgggaaggggttcactcagtcatctcatctgaaggtacatcagcgagttcacaccggggagcggccgttcacctgctcagactgtgggaagggattcactcggtcatctgacctaatggctcaccagcaagttcacaccagagagcggccgttcacctgctcagagtgtgggaagggattcactcagtcatctaatctgaaggtacatcagcgagttcacaccggggagcggccgttcacctgctcagagtgtgggaaggggttcactcagtcatttaatctgaaggtacatcagagagttcacactggagagaggccatacacctgctcagactgtgggaagggattcattctgtcatctgaactgaaggtacatcagcgagttcacactggggagaggccgttcacctgctcagactgtgggaagggattcactcagtcatctgtccTGAAGGCACATCagagagttcatactggggagaggccatttacctgctcagactgtgggaagggattcacttcgtcatctgaactgaaggtacatcagcgagttcacactggggagaggccgttcacctgctcagtctgtgggaaaggattcactcagtcatttaaactgaaaatacatcagcgagttcacactggagagcggccattcacctgctcagattgtgggaagagattcacactgtCAGCCCACCTACgagcacacaggtcagttcacactggggagaggccgttcacctgctcagattgtgggaagggattcccttgctcatcccaactgagggtacatcagcgaaatcacactggcgagaggccattcacctgctcagactgtggaaagggattcactcagtcatctgaactgaaggtacatcagagagttcacaccggggagcggccattcacctgctcagactgtgggaaggggttcactcagtcatctcatctgaaggtacatcagcgagttcacaccggggagtggccgttcacctgctcagactgtgggaagggattcactcggtcatctgacctaatggctcaccagcaagttcacaccagggagtggccgttcacctgctcagagtgtgggaagggattcactcagtcatctaatctgaaggtacatcagcgagttcacaccggggagcggccgttcacctgctcagagtgtgggaaggggttcactcagtcatttaatctgaaggtacatcagagagttcacactggagagaggccatacacctgctcagactgtgggaagggattcattctgtcatctgaactgaaggtacatcagcgagttcacactggggagaggccgttcacctgctcagactgtgggaagggattcactcggtcatccaccctaatggctcaccagcgagttcacactggagagaggccgttcacctgctcagactgtgggaaaggatttacttGCTCAGataaactgaagttacatcagcgagttcacactggggagaggccgttcacctgctcagactgtgggaagggattcactcagtcatctgtccTGAAGGCACATCagagagttcatactggggagaggccatttacctgctcagactgtgggaagggattcacttcgtcatctaaactgaaggtacatcagagagttcacactggggagaggccgttcacctgctcagactgtgggaagggattcacttcgtcatctaaactgaaggtacatcagagagttcacactggggaacgaccgttcacctgctcagactgtgggaagggattcattctgtcatctgaactgaaggtacatcagcgagttcacactggggagcggccattcacctgctcagattgtgggaagagattcacactgtCAGCCCACCTACgagcacacaggtcagttcacactggggagaggccgttcacctgctcagactgtgggaagggattcccttgctcatcccaactgagggtacatcagcgaaatcacactggcgagaggccattcacctgctcagactgtggaaaaggattcactcagtcatctgaactgaaggtacatcagagagttcacaccggggagcggccattcacctgctcagactgtgggaaggggttcactcagtcatctcatctgaaggtacatcagcgagttcacaccggggagcggccgttcacctgctcagactgtgggaagggattcactcggtcatctgacctaatggctcaccagcgagttcacaccagggagcggccgttcacctgctcagagtgtgggaagggattcactcagtcatctaatctgaaggtacatcagcgagttcacaccggggagcggccgttcacctgctcagagtgtgggaaggggttcactcagtcatttaatctgaaggtacatcagagagttcacactggagagaggccatacacctgctcagactgtgggaagggattcattctgtcatctgaactgaaggtacatcagcgagttcacactggagagaggccgttcacctgctcagactgtgggaaatgATTTACTTGCTCAGataaactgaagttacatcagcgagttcacactggggagaggccgttcacctgctcagactgtgggaagggattcactcagtcatctgtccTGAAGGCACATCagagagttcatactggggagaggccatttacctgctcagactgtgggaagggattcacttcgtcatctaaactgaaggtacatcagagagttcacactggggaacgaccgttcacctgctcagactgtgggaagggattcattctgtcatctgaactgaaggtacatcagcgagttcacactggggagaggccgttcacctgctcagactgtgggaaaggattcactcagtcatttaaactgaaaatacatcagcgagttcacactggagagcggccattcacctgctcagattgtgggaagagattcacactgtCAGCCCACCTACgagcacacaggtcagttcacactggggagaggccgttcacctgctcagaatgtggtaagggattcactcagtcatccaccctaatggctcaccagtcagttcacactgcggagaggccgttcacctgctcagaatgtggtaagggattcactcagtcatacacCCTACTGGTTCACCAGCGGCTTCACACcgtggagcggccgttcacctgttcggactgtgggaagggattcacttgctcatctaaactgaaggtacatcagagagttcacaccggggagtggccgttcacctgctcagactgtgggaagggattcactctgtcatctaaactgaaggtacatcagagagttcacactggagagaggccgttcacctgcgcagactgtgggaagggattcactcagtcatccaccctaatggctcaccaacgagttcacactggggaacggccgttcacctgctcagactgtgggaagggattcactcggtcatctgacctgacGGTACAttggagagttcacactggggagaggccgttcatctgctcagaatgtgggaagggattcattcaatctagcgatctgaaggtacatcagcgagttcacaccagagagaggccattcacttgctcagaatgtgggaagggattcactcggtcatccgccctaatggctcaccagcgagttcacactggggagcggccgttcacctgctcagactgtgggaagggattcactcggtcatccaccctaatggctcaccagcgagttcacactggggagcggccgttcacctgctcagactgtgggaagggattcactcagtcctccAACCTACTAGCACACCggtcagttcatactggggagaagccactCACCTGCTGA